The proteins below come from a single Malus domestica chromosome 03, GDT2T_hap1 genomic window:
- the LOC103424041 gene encoding E3 ubiquitin-protein ligase RHF2A, with amino-acid sequence MEAPGGEETNKSDAHLTSAAAFVEGGIQEACDDACSICLEAFCDNDPSTLTGCKHEFHLQCILEWCQRSSQCPMCWQPISLKDPTGQELLEAVEQERSIRSNPPRNTTIFHHPTLGDFELQHLPMGVNDAELEERIIQHLAAAAAMGRARHIARREGQRNRSSAQGRPQYLVFSTNPNAPQAHASSSPDQMGEGEPSPSIAVTFPSPPMNREESSQVTTPVHSSQSGSVSASASGSSNSALNQQGSSMSNRRSPSQSSPSTQDRAGPSDLQSFSESLKSRFNAVSTRYKESISKSTRGWKERLFSRNASMADLGSEVKREVNAGIATVSRMMERLETKDDNTINEASVSNSLDSPVSESDNRRISEGDGENSLNDHNRPAACAAGSSSN; translated from the exons ATGGAg GCTCCGGGAGGAGAAGAGACCAACAAATCTGATGCCCACTTGACATCAGCAGCAGCTTTTGTGGAGGGAGGAATCCAGGAAGCCTGTGATGATGCTTGCAGTATATGCCTGGAGGCCTTCTGTGACAACGATCCTTCTACG TTGACCGGTTGCAAGCATGAATTTCATCTTCAGTGCATTCTTGAGTG GTGTCAGCGAAGCTCCCAATGCCCTATGTGCTGGCAACCCATCAGCTTGAAGGATCCCACTGG CCAGGAACTGTTAGAGGCAGTAGAACAAGAGAGAAGTATAAGGTCGAATCCACCTCGAAATACCACAATATTTCATCATCCAACTCTTGGGGATTTTGAGTTGCAGCAT TTACCTATGGGTGTAAATGATGCTGAACTTGAAGAGCGTATAATCCAGCACTTAGCTGCTGCTGCCGCAATGGGTCGGGCACGCCACATTGCCAGAAGGGAAGGACAAAGGAATAGGTCATCAGCTCAAGGTCGTCCACAATACCTGGTCTTCTCTACCAATCCTAATGCACCTCAGGCTCATGCTTCTTCTTCCCCTGATCAGATGGGAGAAGGTGAACCATCTCCTTCAATTGCAGTAACTTTCCCGTCGCCTCCTATGAATAGGGAAGAATCTTCTCAAGTAACCACTCCTGTTCATTCGTCACAATCTGGTTCTGTTTCTGCATCAGCATCTGGATCTAGTAATTCGGCTCTGAATCAACAAGGGTCCTCCATGAGCAATAG GAGGTCGCCTAGTCAGTCATCCCCAAGTACCCAAGATAGAGCTGGACCATCAGACTTGCAATCCTTTTCAGAATCTCTGAAATCTCGATTTAATGCAGTATCAACGAG ATACAAAGAGTCAATTTCAAAGAGCACAAGAGGTTGGAAGGAGAGACTGTTCTCTCGCAATGCTTCCATGGCAGATCTTGGTTCAGAAGTTAAAAGAGAGGTTAATGCAGGGATCGCAACTGTATCACGCATGATGGAGCGTCTGGAAACAAAAGACGATAACACAATTAATGAGGCTTCTGTGTCAAATAGTTTAGACAGTCCGGTTTCTGAATCAGACAATCGGCGGATATCAGAAGGGGATGGTGAAAATTCTTTAAATGACCACAATAGACCGGCCGCCTGTGCTGCAGGTTCTAGTTCAAATTAG
- the LOC103429499 gene encoding uncharacterized protein: MARDPLFQSPKLTRPPPREKRRVGEVAGGAAAECAAVCCCCPCSVMNLLILAVYKAPKGLCMKAWAHTKKKRRCAVQKKGRLGGGGDDDDGKRASSCTEGDGEKKSNAETEGADLLEKEMWDRFHGAGFWRSASRRES, from the coding sequence ATGGCCCGGGACCCCCTCTTTCAATCGCCAAAGTTGACTCGGCCGCCGCCCCGAGAGAAGCGGCGAGTCGGAGAAGTGGCCGGAGGCGCGGCAGCCGAGTGTGCGGCGGTGTGTTGCTGCTGCCCGTGCAGTGTAATGAATTTGCTTATATTGGCGGTGTACAAGGCCCCGAAGGGGCTGTGCATGAAGGCCTGGGCCCACACGAAAAAGAAACGACGGTGCGCGGTTCAGAAGAAGGGACGGCTCGGCGGCGGTGGCGACGACGACGACGGGAAGAGAGCGAGCAGCTGTACAGAAGGTGACGGAGAGAAGAAGAGCAACGCCGAAACCGAGGGCGCTGATTTGTTGGAGAAGGAGATGTGGGACCGATTTCACGGTGCCGGATTTTGGAGGAGTGCTTCCCGGAGAGAATCGTGA